A single genomic interval of Arctopsyche grandis isolate Sample6627 chromosome 8, ASM5162203v2, whole genome shotgun sequence harbors:
- the LOC143915962 gene encoding aromatic-L-amino-acid decarboxylase-like: MNTEEFRIRGKEMVDYICEFVDSLPDKRVTPNVEPGYLSKLLPDHAPHDPEPWEAIMADVESKIIPGMTHWQHPRFHAYFPSGNCYPSILGDMLSDGLGCIGFSWVASPACTELETIVLDWFGKAIGLPKHFLTLEEGSKGGGVMQGSASECILVVMLAARANAIKRLKNQHPNVDDAVLLSKLIAYCSKEAHSSVEKAAMISFVKMRVLQPDEKASLRGETLKRAMEEDEEAGRVPFFVSTTLGTTSCCSFDAIEEIGRVCRRFPAVWMHVDAAYAGSSFICPELKPLLAGIEYADSFNTNPNKWLLTNFDCSTLWVRDRFLLTSSLVVDPLYLQHMHDSKTIDYRHWGVALSRRFRSLKLWFVLRSYGISGLQEYIRCHCRLAKYFESLVLKDGRFDVTNDVKMGLVCFRLRGTEGQTENEINELNKKLLTNINGSGKLHMVPASVHDKYIIRFCVAAPNPTQEDMDYAWDIITEFATELLEITDKNAELANMSDALIKKRKDTLAYKRSFFVRMVSDPKIYNPAIVKSAPPVQQRPVERERQMSQTAPSTNNNSSWISWPLAFFFQSTDHDNGSNASDLAIRFRHLDTMVRLKNPSQGRRGSGSPSPERDASRSPRGLSPTMYRKHNASPTKN, encoded by the exons ATGAACACTGAAGAGTTTCGGATCCGCGGTAAGGAGATGGTTGACTACATCTGCGAGTTTGTCGACTCTTTACCGGATAAACGGGTGACTCCGAATGTTGAACCAGGCTATCTAAGCAAACTATTGCCAGATCATGCACCCCACGACCCCGAACCCTGGGAAGCCATCATGGCTGACGTCGAATCGAAGATAATTCCGGGTATGACTCACTGGCAACATCCGAGATTTCACGCTTACTTTCCATCCGGAAACTGCTACCCTTCCATACTCGGCGACATGCTCTCTGATGGACTCGGTTGCATTGGATTCTCTTGG GTGGCAAGCCCTGCATGCACGGAATTAGAAACCATCGTGCTAGATTGGTTTG GAAAAGCGATAGGGTTGCCGAAACATTTTCTAACATTGGAGGAAGGAAGTAAGGGTGGTGGTGTGATGCAG gggtCAGCTAGTGAGTGCATTTTAGTGGTAATGTTAGCAGCACGAGCAAATGCTATAAAGCGTTTGAAGAATCAGCATCCAAATGTCGATGATGCGGTTCTGTTGTCGAAGCTTATAGCATATTGTTCCAAAGAAGCTCATTCAAGTGTAGAAAAAGCTGCCATGATATCCTTCGTAAAAATGCGTGTTCTACAACCGGACGAGAAGGCTAGTCTTCGAGGAGAGACACTCAAAAGA GCCATGGAAGAAGACGAAGAAGCTGGTCGAGTACCGTTTTTCGTATCGACAACCTTAGGAACTACTTCTTGCTGCTCTTTTGACGCCATAGAAGAAATAGGTAGAGTATGTCGTCGTTTTCCAGCAGTTTGGATGCACGTGGATGCCGCTTATGCTGGAAGCTCCTTCATATGTCCGGAACTTAAACCCTTATTGGCTGGAATAGAATACGCCGACTCGTTCAATACGAATCCGAACAAGTGGTTGTTGACCAACTTCGACTGTTCCACTTTATGGGTGCGAGATCGCTTCTTGCTGACTTCATCTTTGGTTGTCGACCCTCTGTATCTTCAACACATGCACGATAGTAAAACTATAGATTACCGTCATTGGGGAGTTGCTTTGAGTCGCAGGTTTCGCTCCTTAAAGCTTTGGTTTGTGCTGAGGAGCTACGGTATATCCGGCCTCCAAGAATACATCAGATGCCATTGTCGTTTAGCCAAATATTTTGAATCGCTTGTGTTGAAGGATGGCAGGTTTGATGTCACCAATGACGTCAAG ATGGGATTGGTGTGCTTCAGATTAAGAGGAACTGAAGGACAAACAGAGAATGAAATCAACGAGTTGAATAAAAAACTTTTGACTAATATCAATGGTTCTGGAAAACTGCACATGGTTCCAGCATCTGTGCATGATAAGTACATCATTAGGTTTTGCGTTGCAGCACCAAATCCCACTCAAGAAGATATGG ACTATGCATGGGATATCATTACTGAATTTGCTACAGAACTTTTGGAAATAACAGATAAGAATGCT GAACTGGCAAATATGAGTGATGCTCTGATCAAGAAGCGTAAGGATACTCTTGCATACAAGAGGTCCTTCTTCGTACGAATGGTTAGCGATCCTAAAATTTACAATCCTGCCATTGTTAAATCAGCACCACCGGTTCAACAGCGGCCTGTAGAACGCGAAAGACAAATGTCTCAAACTGCACCTAGCAC CAACAACAATTCTTCTTGGATAAGTTGGCCACTTGCGTTCTTCTTCCAGAGTACAGATCATGACAATGGAAGTAATGCTAGCGATTTGGCTATCAG attcCGTCATCTGGATACAATGGTGAGGTTGAAGAACCCTAGTCAAGGAAGGCGTGGCAGTGGTTCACCATCACCTGAACGTGATGCAAGTCGCTCTCCAAGAGGTCTGTCTCCGACAATGTATCGCAAGCACAATGCTTCTCCAACGAAGAACTGA